A part of Deinococcus detaillensis genomic DNA contains:
- the minD gene encoding septum site-determining protein MinD, translating to MNAKVIVVTSGKGGVGKTTTTANVGVGLAKLGEKVVVIDVDVGLRNLDVVMGLESRVVFDLIDVIEGKCRLQQALIRDKRVENLYLLPASQTRDKDSLDPEIFKAAVKQLIEEEQFDRVIIDSPAGIESGFKTAAAPAQGALVVVNPEVSSVRDADRIIGLLEAQQITEINLVINRLRPKMVASGNMLSEADVLEILGVKPIGIIPEDEGILVSTNIGEPAVLGTTQAGLAFMATARRLRGEDLPFPKLEEDRGFMAALRRLFGVK from the coding sequence ATGAATGCTAAGGTCATCGTAGTCACAAGTGGAAAAGGTGGAGTCGGAAAAACGACCACCACTGCAAATGTCGGTGTCGGGCTGGCCAAGCTCGGCGAAAAAGTGGTTGTCATTGACGTGGACGTGGGCCTGAGAAACCTCGACGTGGTCATGGGCCTAGAGAGCCGGGTGGTCTTTGACTTGATTGACGTGATCGAGGGCAAGTGCCGCCTTCAGCAGGCCCTGATCCGCGACAAGCGGGTGGAGAATTTGTATTTGCTGCCCGCCTCGCAAACCCGTGACAAAGACTCGCTCGATCCTGAAATCTTTAAGGCTGCTGTCAAGCAACTGATTGAAGAAGAGCAGTTTGACCGGGTGATCATCGACTCGCCTGCCGGCATCGAATCCGGTTTCAAAACGGCGGCAGCTCCGGCGCAGGGCGCTTTGGTGGTCGTCAATCCTGAAGTCTCCAGCGTGCGCGACGCTGACCGCATCATCGGTCTTCTCGAAGCCCAGCAGATCACCGAGATCAACTTGGTCATCAACCGCCTGCGCCCCAAAATGGTCGCCAGCGGCAACATGCTGAGCGAAGCCGACGTCTTGGAGATTTTGGGCGTCAAGCCGATTGGCATCATTCCCGAAGACGAAGGCATTTTGGTGTCCACCAACATTGGGGAACCGGCGGTGTTGGGAACGACTCAGGCGGGCCTGGCTTTTATGGCCACTGCCCGGCGGCTGCGCGGCGAAGACCTGCCTTTCCCCAAACTGGAGGAAGACCGGGGATTCATGGCCGCGTTGCGCCGCTTATTTGGAGTGAAGTGA